DNA from Streptomyces rishiriensis:
GGCACGGTCTTCACCACCCACACCCCCGTCCCGGCCGGCATCGACCGCTTCGACCGTGAGCTGGTGGCCCGCCACTTCGGCCCCCAGGCCGAACTCCCGCGCATGGACGTCGACCGCATCCTGCGGCTGGGCATGGAGACCTACCCCGGCGGTGAGCCGAACCTCTTCAACATGGCCGTGATGGGTTTGCGGCTGGCGCAGCGTGCGAACGGCGTGTCGCTGCTGCACGGCCAGGTGAGCAGGGAGATGTTCTCCGGCCTGTGGCCCGGCTTCGACCCGGACGAGGTGCCGATCACCTCCGTCACCAACGGTGTGCACGCTCCGACCTGGGTGGCCCCGGAGGTGCTGCGGCTCGGCGCCCGCCAGTTCGGCTCCGGACGCGCCGAGGACGCCCTGAGCGTCGGCGGCTCCGACCGCTGGGACGCCGTCGCCGACATCGCCGACCAGGACATCTGGGAGCTGCGCCGCGAACTGCGCGAGCAACTGGTGGTGGAGGTGCGGGAGCGGCTGCGCGCCTCCTGGCGCCAACGGGGCGCGGGCACCGCCGAACTCGGCTGGATCGACGGCGTCCTGGACCCGGACGTCCTCACCATCGGCTTCGCGCGCCGCGTCCCCTCGTACAAACGTCTGACCCTGATGCTGAGGGACCGAGACCGTCTGATGGATCTCCTCCTGCACGCGGAACGGCCGATCCAGATCGTCGTCGCGGGCAAGGCGCATCCGGCGGACGACGGCGGCAAACGCCTGGTCCAGGAACTGGTCCGGTTCGCCGACGACCCGCGCGTGCGGCACCGCCTCGTCTTCCTGCCCGACTACGGCATGGCGATGGCGCAGAAGCTCTACCCCGGCTGCGACATCTGGCTGAACAACCCACTGCGCCCCCTGGAGGCCTGCGGCACGTCCGGCATGAAGGCGGCGCTCAACGGCTGTCTCAACCTCTCCGTGCTGGACGGCTGGTGGGACGAGTGGTTCCAGCCCGACTTCGGCTGGTCGATCCCCACCGCGGACGGCATCGGCACCGACCCCGACCACCGCGACGACATCGAGGCGGCGGCCCTCTACGACCTCCTCGAACAGCGCATCACCCCCCGCTTCTACGAACGCGGGCAGGCGGGCCTGCCCGACCGCTGGATCGAGATGGTCCGCCAGACCCTCACCCTGCTCGGTCCGAAGGTGCTGGCGGGACGCATGGTCCGTGAGTACGTCGAGCGGCTCTACACGCCGGCCGCCCACGCCCACCGGACGATGACGCCCGACACCGCGCGCGAACTCGCCGTCTGGAAACAGCGGGTGCGCTCGGCCTGGCACGCCGTGCAGGTGGACCATGTCGAGACGTCGGTGGCCACCACCACCGCCGAACTCGGCACGACCCTCGCGCTGCGGGTCCGCGTCGGCCTCGGCGACCTCACCCCCGACGACGTCGAGGTGCAGGCCGTCTCGGGCCGGGTCGACGAGGAGGACCGCATCACGGACGCGACGAAGGTCCCCCTGAAGCCGGCCGGCGGCCCCGACCTGGAGGGCCGCTGGCTGTACGAGGGCCCCCTGTCCCTGGACCGCACGGGCCCCTACGGCTACACGGTCCGCATCCTCCCCGCCCACCGCCTCCTCGCCTCGGGCGCGGAGTTGGGCCTGGTGGAGGTTCCGTCCGAGGAGGCGGTGGAGGGGGCGGGAGTCATCCTGCGGTAACCGCCCGCCGCCGACCGCCCGCCCGAGGCGCCGACGTGATGACGTCGGCGCCTCGGTGCCGTCGTCGGTTCCGGGCGAGGGACGCCGACGCGCTCGTCGGCCGTTGCCGCGGTTCCCGGACGGCGGGCGGGGCTGACGCGATGGGGCGGGGGATAACCGGTAGGCGGATCGCGGGGTGCGGGCTATGCTCCCCCGCGATGACTACTTCTTCTGTAGACAGATCGGGGGACTCGTCCGCGCAAGGTGAGTGCTGATGCTCACTCGGATCGCGAACGAGGATTCCCGACTTTCCTTCTGGCTGCGCGTGCGCGAGTTCGCCGTGCCGGCCTCCATGATCGAGACCG
Protein-coding regions in this window:
- a CDS encoding glycosyltransferase family 1 protein — protein: MKAIRRFTVRPLLPEPLRPLSDLARNLRWSWHAETRDLFQSVDPERWAVSDGDPVRLLGGVRPARLTELAGDRRFLRRLSAAADDLHDYLTGDRWYQAQPGTAGLPAAVAYFSPEFGVAAALPQYSGGLGILAGDHLKAASDLGVPLIGVGLLYRHGYFRQTLSRDGWQQEHYPVLDPNELPLTLLKEDDGTPAQVSLALPAGKQLHARVWLAQVGRVPLLMLDSDVEENDLGERGVTDRLYGGGSEHRLLQEMLLGIGGVRAVRTYCRLTGHPPPEVFHTNEGHAGFLGLERIAELCDEGVEFDAGLEAVRAGTVFTTHTPVPAGIDRFDRELVARHFGPQAELPRMDVDRILRLGMETYPGGEPNLFNMAVMGLRLAQRANGVSLLHGQVSREMFSGLWPGFDPDEVPITSVTNGVHAPTWVAPEVLRLGARQFGSGRAEDALSVGGSDRWDAVADIADQDIWELRRELREQLVVEVRERLRASWRQRGAGTAELGWIDGVLDPDVLTIGFARRVPSYKRLTLMLRDRDRLMDLLLHAERPIQIVVAGKAHPADDGGKRLVQELVRFADDPRVRHRLVFLPDYGMAMAQKLYPGCDIWLNNPLRPLEACGTSGMKAALNGCLNLSVLDGWWDEWFQPDFGWSIPTADGIGTDPDHRDDIEAAALYDLLEQRITPRFYERGQAGLPDRWIEMVRQTLTLLGPKVLAGRMVREYVERLYTPAAHAHRTMTPDTARELAVWKQRVRSAWHAVQVDHVETSVATTTAELGTTLALRVRVGLGDLTPDDVEVQAVSGRVDEEDRITDATKVPLKPAGGPDLEGRWLYEGPLSLDRTGPYGYTVRILPAHRLLASGAELGLVEVPSEEAVEGAGVILR